The Papio anubis isolate 15944 chromosome 10, Panubis1.0, whole genome shotgun sequence genome includes the window tgataaaatataaataaataaaaataagaaaaaaagctcatcacccAGAGATAGCCTTTAATATTTAGATGTATTTGACGTTATCACTGAAATGCCAAAGTGCAACTCAGTGCCTCCACCTGCCAGTCTGTTTTTCTTTATGCACCAGTACCTCcatatactatttatatttataaaagcaaTGTCCTGTTAGGcattctgtttgattttttttagatataTAACATAATCCTGAACACTTCTCCCTGTCATTAAGAAAATTTAATACACTCTTAATGGTTGCACATTTTCCATGTATTATTATTACAGAAATATACTGTgctcaaaattatctttttcacaGTTGTAATCATTTTCCTAGGATGTATTTATAGGATGAATCTGACAAAATTTCTTTTGATACTAATTATAAAATTGATCTATAGCAAAGCCTTATCCCCAGTATAGTGACATCTGCTTCTCTGCAATTTTGCTGGCTGTAGGGCTTGACAGTTTAAAATAATCTTGGACAATGCAATAGGTAGAAAATGATATgagttctttttctatttcattgattacAAGTGAGggtaaactttttctttttcttttttttggtaatcATTCTTCTGTGAAATGCTTGCTCAtctcatcatttttttgtgtgtgtgaatgttttTGAAATCAATGCAAGTTGCCAGAAATCATATAAATGCTTTCATGGAAATCAAGTAACACCCTctgcatttttatacttttagaaatTGGTAGCTTGTATTTTAGCATCATTCCCTTCTTGCCAGAAATCTCACCAGGAAATAATAAGGGAGATTATTATACTATTTGTATTCCCACAAGAAAAGTATGAGAGCACCTTTCCTTACACTTTCACTCATCTTTTGGATTGTTCCTAGTTTGATAGGGAAAAAGTGgctttttaatttagttttaacttttatttttctaattataagtTTTTTTCCTGTGAGTTATttacttattgttttatttgtacaAATGCTTCATATATTAAGGAAATTAGTTTTATGTGCTATAtgcatttcagatattttttcttggtttattgtttttgaaattgGTCATGATAGTTTATTTTATCAGGTTTCTTTACAGTCACTGGCAAAAGTATTGACCAGGACACATCCTTCTCTTATATTACTAGAGATTTTTCTAACAGATAAGTCTAATAATCATTACTCTTTCAGTACATTTATTTAGTTAACTATGAATTTgcctaaaataaatattcaacttttgtttctgcttctgtttctACTCCCAACTCTGTAGAAAACAATagtggtctgtcttggagaatgttccacatgcttttgaaaagaatatgtttTCTACTGTTGATGGGTGAAATGGCTATTAGGTCTAATTATTTTATACTGCTATTCAAGTCTGCTGTTTTTTAATCAATCTTCCTGGTTCTATGCATTATTGAATGTTGGGTATCGCTGTCTCCAAGTATTATTGTAGAATTGTCTATTCTGTCTTCAATTCTGTTAGTTTTTGCTTGATATATTTTGGGGCTCTATTATGtggtgtatgtatgtttgtactTGTCATaccttcttgatgaattgacccttttatcaatatataatatcctttgtctcttgtaacaatttttgtcttaaagtctgttttatctgcgGTAGCATAGGGTTCTCCAGACTTCAGTACTTATATTGTCATGTAATCTTCAAACCCTCTTGCACCTCAAGAGTGCACTGCTTATGTAGCTTATTCTGATTGTgcctctttcttttattaaattacaAAGCAGCAACATCTGGTCACTAATATCCTGATTAGATTATGAAGAGGTAATTGTGCATCCCATTGGATATAGTACGAGCTATAGTACAAGTATAGTACAGCTAACTGGGAGGAAATTTTATGACATAGTACATCTCGGTAAGAAGCACTCTGTTAGGGATGAAAGTCTTAAAAGAGAACCTGATAAGATAGACGTAAACTTTCGTAGAAAGTCTGTATTTCTTCTTACAGAGCATTAATTGCCTGTTACATTCCATTCTGTGTTTTGCTTGATGAAAACTTCTGTAGTCTGACAGATGGGTAACTAGTATTTATAGTTCTAACTTTGCAAACCTTTTCGTTTTCATGACGATGTCAATAAAAGGGTGAAGGAAGGTAAGCCAGATATTAACTGATGTCATTATGTTTCCAagatattttgtgattttgtgtATATGCTCTTACTCTTAAACTATacgttattttaaaatttgtgattttttggAGAACATGTCTTTACAAAATAATCTTATCTATAAATACTATGTTTGTTTAGATTTCAAGTGTTATATGTtacaaaaacttattttatatttcttaaaatcattaaatttatttaaaattgtcacATGTTCCTTCATAATCTAGTTTGGGATAGTAATTGTTTCATGTCTATTTAAATATGTCTTCCCTCTTGATTCTgtcatttaaactttttaatcagTACATCAGACTTCTTTCCTTTGTAGGTAAGGTAGTCAACTGTGTGGGGTACTACGTAAATCCTAAAAGACTACAATAAAGTGGCAATGTCTCGGGAACCCACCCCACCTCTACCTGGAGATATGTCTACTGGTCCCGTAGCAGAAAGCTGGTGTTACACACAGGTACGTGCTCTTAAAAATCCCTCACTTTATGTCACTTATAAATTTTACAGTATGTTGAGAATATTATTGTGAAACACTTTGCCATAGTTATTAGAAGTGTTAGAAGACTGGATCATAGGCTGTTGAACATGTAACAAGTTAAAAGTATTAGCGTCATCATTATAAAAGTGGTTTTCTGAATCTCTTAGGTTAAAGTAGTAAAATTTTCCTACATGTGGACCATTAATAACTTCAGTTTTTGTCGAGAAGAAATGGGTGAAGTGTTAAAAAGTTCAACATTTTCATCTGGCCCAAGTGACAAAATGAAATGgtaagatttttgtttgctttggatttttgttttttgtttttgatgtgatCATCATCTGCtcatgattttgttgttgttattgttcctGAATGAGtattaatataatttcatattaGATTGGTAATATGTTCCTAATCATGTGGGGAATTATAAAGAACTGTGAGGATGTTGACAGGAGTGCTGTTTGTGATATTAACACATGATTtcagtattctctctctctctcatgctttTCAAGTATTATATTCCTCCATGTGagcttattgttttattttaggtgCCTGAGGGTAAATCCAAAGGGATTAGATGATGAAAGTAAAGACTACTTGTCCTTGTATTTGCTTTTAGTCAGCTGTCCCAAAAGTGAAGTTCGAGCAAAATTCAAATTTTCCCTTCTGAATGCTaaaagggaagaaacaaaagcaatgggTAAGTGATTTGCAAACTGAGTGAAGACATTTCTGTAACTACATGTTGTGACTTCTTCTGCACCTTTACCTGGAAAAGTCTGGGACTTTTTTCCACTAAAATCTGCTTAACCTGAAACTTTTAATTTGACCATTATTTAAATCCAGCAGAGAGCTATAATTATTTTACTGAGTCTTAGACTttgtaaaacatgtaaaaatggtTAATAATATTACTTCTTCATGTCCTAAAATGACATCCTAGTTGTCACTTAGAAAAATAGTTGCTGTTAGGGCAAGGTGCCTGGTTCAGTGCTTGGTATATATAATAGGTGCTCAGGaaacatttctttcttgcctttttttgcCAGGTAATAAAATCTGAAGAACAGTGAGAAAGAGATAGAGTGCCCTGATATTTTGTCACTAGAATTTTTTGAGCAGTAGATTGAACACTGACTGAAAGGAGCCGTTTTTCTTAGTTTCAGGGCCTATTAATTTCAGTCCAAAATTCACATATATAGCCAGCTGAAATGCAGTAGCCTTGAGCTCCATAATAGAAGAGTGATGTAGGAAATGTACATTGTGTATGGcagaagaataatattttctagaaatgaaTCACAGAATCAAATAACTTGATTACAGAAAATTcacatttacatacatttttaaataatatattgctaacataatatatattttcacattGTCTTACCTTAAGATAGTGGAGTATTTCAGGTAGATTGATTACTAATTTTCcacttccattttattctttgtataaTAGATGATGAATACTTTCTGTAGAGGATCTTGTTTACTGCCTAGTATATAGTTGTTATAGAGTACCTTAggcatttgaaatatttacttcagatatttattaaatCTATTACAAATTACACGAAAAGCATCTTTTGGACTTTTATGAAAAATTCTTTTTAGGGGAGAGGAGGTTATGTCTGGAGACTTAGGAATGATAAAGGACTTTATTTAGCTTTTTCACAGGTTCATGAATTTTTCTATAGTTGGATAAAACTTAAATCAGTGGGATGGTTATGCCAGGAAAGCTTAAACATGCCTTGGTATTTAGAACATCCGTTTTTAAAGGGAGAAGCAGGAAATAAGATGTATGTTTCTTACCAGATTCTGATATTAGATGATAAGTAGTGTGCCTGTACCAACATGTTTTGATCCTATTTCATTGTCTTTTAGGGCCTAGATTGTTAAAAAGGTCTCTTCCTTCTCCATGACATTTGATCTGACTTTTCTATTTGAGATCCAGAAGTCTGAAATTGAGCTCATTGACAATGGCCAAAATTGAGTAGGCATGTGAAGTTACTGTGTCTACCCGACTTAAAACTCTTACGACATTTGATTTATAAACACAAATATCTGCAATTTTTATTATGGATGTATTGGCAAGTCCTGTTTTCACACATTTAACTGTGTTACCATGTTTAAAAAGTctcttggatatttattttatttaaactctaTTCTGTTTTCCACCAGAAAGCCAAAGAGCATATCGATTTGTGCAAGGGAAGGActggggttttaaaaaattcattagaaGGGACTTTTTGCTTGACGAAGCTAATGGTCTTTTACCAGATGACAAGCTTACCTTATTTTGTGAGGTGGGTACATCTTTTATTCTAAGGAACCCCATGGTTTATTTAGTGATATGGCAAAAGTATAAACTGGATTAATAaccctttaaaaattaattggtaTAGTTCATCAagtttcatttgtaaatttttgacTAGAAAAAGCTGTAGAAAATTCTTGACTACAAATCAGTGTAATGACCCAGTCTGGAAACATGTCATATTTCTAGCTATAATTTGTGTGTACACTTATACTACAACACTACATCCTTCTTCTCTTGAAAAGACTGTGAATGTGAATATGTGAACGttcctaaatattttcttcattctgaatAACTGACATAtattgtcactttttaaaaaaaattttcagattgATTGTATTCAACATTATTACTGAGAGTTTATCAGTTTGAACCCAGAAGTACCTGGAAAACATTGAGAAGCTTTCTGATTGTTCAGGCAGTTGGATTAATCTAATCAAATAGCATTCTAAGAAATAGTTCTCAAATTTTTAAGATATGTATGTGTCTATTGACAAACTTATAAGGTGTAATTATGTGCATAGAATGGCATATTTTGAAAGTTACTACCATTGCCTCTGCCAATAATGTACACTTATGATTTGTCCTAATTTGATGTTTGGATTTGCTTTTGTCATGTTATCGTTAGGTAGTTTTATCTATATGAATTTTTGAGATTCACTTTTGGACTGAATTCAAGGATTATATTTTTAACCAGTACAGTTTATAGAGAATATACATCAGTAACAATTTTATCAAAATGTTTAAGGCAGTTGGtaattttcataagaaatataGTTGAAAAGATTTTTATCAAGTATTCAACAGTAGATATATTTCAACAGATTATCATGGACAGATGAGTGTGTTAGGAGTATAATAACTTATTTAACTGTAAGTTAGCTGTAATCTTTTTACAGTAAGTGTATAAGATTTCTTGACAAGATTACAAACTCATTGTATGACATTATGTCAGAAGAATAATTGAAATATGCCCCCAGGGACTATATAATTGCGTCTTATTTTTTACTTAGACCAGTTAACTGTATGATGAATTTATTATGAATACAATTATTTGGTTGACAAAGCACATAGCACAAGTCTTATTAAATAATTGGGAAGAAGACAGTATTTGTTGCTAATTGGCAGATATTCTAAGTAGTATGCTAAATAAATATAGGTTATGCCATATAAAATTTTTAGCATCCTTACTGTAGAGTCTTCCAGAATTTTAGCAGTTATCCTaaatttcaacatgtaaatttttaaaatgtttatttagaacaGAAAGGATCTTGAAGACTATTTAATCcaattttaacaaaaacaaaaaatgaccagctaaaatagttttagaaatgaaactttttagaaaatactttttttttttttttcagaattgaaatagtatttacagatattttcctAAGTACACTGTGCTGGAACCTAGACAACCAAGAAATTCAGAAATAAGGCTGAAATTAagtttaagatttgttttttgtatGCTTGGTATCCATATGCTACCTGCTTAGTGACCccccaaaacaaaacccaacatgacatgtattttaaatttagcatCAATCAGATTCATTTTTGGATCCCGAAATATACATCTTTTTGCTGATATAGATAATTATACCCTGGGCACCGTATTTAGCATAGGTGGGCAAAAGGTACTTTTAACTAACATTCTTCATGCCCTCCATTGTTTCTTCCACCCCGCTCACGGATGCCCTTCCTTCTACAGAATCTCCAGCACTGCTTGCAGAAAAGGAGGAAGCATTGCACTACCCTTCCTAAAGAActgcctcctccccctcccctgcaAGTGGTGCTGTAGACAGGTAAGGCAGTTGGGTGCTACCCTTTTTGCACAAAACATAACTTAATCTTGCAAGTTCCCTACAGTGGTAAAAGTGGCCAGAGATAGAGATTGGTAGCAGTGTAAGCAGCTCTGCCCTCTTTTCCCAAAGTGACACAGAAAACAGGAATTGAGAAATAAGtaggaaaactagaaaactggttagtttaatttatcttttgaaatCCAACAGATTTTAAATACTCTGATAGTCTACAGACCCATGCCATTTCATGATATGCaggaaaaatatatgtacagataaaatatatataaacaagtaTTTCATGAGGTTTAACTAGCTCATTTTTAAGGACACATCTTTTATCCCATCGTGTTTATCTTTTGCTAAgatagtgtcttagtccatttcgTGTTGCCattaacagaatacctgagattaggtaattttaaaataacagaatttttattggctcatggttctggaggctttGAAGTCCAAAGTTGAGGCTACATCTGGTGAGGTCCTTTTTCTCACATCATAACATGGTGGAAGTCATCACatggggagaaagagaagaggtgaGGGGAAGAGTGGGGGTTGATGGAGGgcaggagggtgtgtgtgtgagagagcagGCCAGACTTGCTTTAATAAACCCATTGTCTCAGTAAacacattaatccattcatgaggttAGAGTCCTCATGACCTCGTTACCTCTGAAAGGTCTCACCTCTCAAGAGTGTTGCGTTAGGTATTAAATTTCCAACATATGATCTTTGTGGaatacattcaaatcatagcagatagtctttctgttttaaaataattatatatgatagTGGGTGGAAGTTgggatttattttctaaaaagccCTTTCTtggcaaaatgaaaagttgacTACCCTATTTCTGtcaccagatttttaaaaaaatgacaccAGTCTATGAAAGTCAAAAAGTCTAAAACTCACTATTCTGGAAGATATTCATGTGAAATTCGACTGTTAAAAGTTTCTCACTTTGGAGCCAGTGTGGTGGGTGTTTGACTAGttgattaaaatggcaaaattgtAGTACTATGCAGCACTGGAAATTCCTGGCTTTTAGAATTAGTTGGAAAATTCAGATTTCAAAAACTGGAACCAATAGTTAGCTCTACATTGGAAGAGACCCACATTTTTCAGGATAGTCACAGATTAGATCCCTCAAATGTTCCTTGTCACTCCAAACTATATTCTTTGAGTTGAGCCAAAAGCAAATTTGAAAAAGGACTGTCAAATGACTTTGAGGTTTTGCTTTGCAACTTGTAACAATTTTGAGGATTgcatatttgccttttttttcttctcttttcttttttttttttttttttttttttgtgaaagaaGCATAAATTTGACCTCAGAAAAGAATCTCAGcctttttcctgaattttttattctaGGTTCCATTCAGTAAGAGTATTCATTACCTGCATTTGAGTATGTAATAGATAAAAccaaatttttaacattttcttaaatataggTATCAAGAAAATCGGAATCCATTGCATGTGTCAATTTTTAATTAgatcattaatttctgctctatAGTCTCTTGAATACTCTTTGGAGTATGAAGTGTTAATTATGTGTCTTAGTTAAAATTTGTGGTTGCTGTGATAATACTATGTAGATAGGTATGTCAATAATACAAATCTTCTGAATTGTTCTTGCTTATACAGAATACAAATATAATATCAATATCTGTGataatattgtctttattttttaatccttttattaCCTGATTTTTTTACCAAATTTTTAATTAAGTTATTTTGAATTCGTTAAGAGACAGTAAATAGAATTCAAGAAAtcatttctgaaattaaataCATCATCACATTTTGTAACTCTGCTGTATAGATCATGCAAGCCATTGAACAGATCCAGTTTTTTCTCTCTAGAAATTTCAAGAGCAGTGCTTgatatgaacaaataaatgctGTTAGGGTCTAAAGAGCTGATCCCTTACGAAACCTTGAATATTAACACTAACATTTTTTGTGTCTATAGCATTAGGTTATAATGTGTAGTAGAATAGGGCAGTTGGGTAAGGATTAgtgaaactttttttctctttatagttattaaaattttagacataatttgattaaaaacttGATAAGATAGGAGAACCTTTATTGgcagatttatttgtttatacaaTAGCTTGTGGCTCCCATACTTAGAGAAACATCTCATAAGATTGTTGTAATAAGTGCTTTTTGATCATAATTGTGTTAatgttgctaatttttaaaaatatcaaaaaaatattGCACAAAGAGCCATAAAGAAAGGAatctgggccaggctcagtggttcacgcctgtaatcccagcactttgggaggctgaggcaggtggatcacaaggttgggagattgagaccatcctggctaacacggtgaaaacccgtctctaaaaatacaaaagattagccaggcatggtggtgggcgcctgtagtcccagctacttgggaggctgaggcaggagaatggcgtgaacccgggaggcagagcttgcagggagcctagatcacgccactacactccagcctgggcaacagagcaagactccgtctaaaaaagaaaaaagaaaagaaaggaatctgGAGATTTAGGAGTAGTCTTCCTTTCGTACAAGCCAGCACAATGTGGTTTGGAACACTTTGTTTACCTTGTCTTTAGCACGGTCTGAAGTCTCTTTATAAAATAAGGTGAATAGATTGGATGATTTCTATGACACATATTATTTCAAACGGTTAATATGTAAATTTAGGGCAAAAGTGGTTaataaaaatatcctcagaaaaataaaaattttctggtttttctttagAAGTGTATGTTCCTTCACATGAGATACATGTTTGTATGTTTCGATGTATTGGGACTTCTGAGACTTAATCTTCTccaaacattttacataattagACTTTGTGTTAGCATGTTGGTAGTTTAGCAAGTTTATTTCtgattctgttttctgcatagtttactgtatatatgtgtgtccttatttatattttacttaataaaagcCTGATGAAATATTGTTAAATTAATGCAGCTATCTATTGCTGCGTAACAAATGATCCCAAAACTTAGAAGTTGAAAACAGCAATAGATGAGTAATGTagcactttttgtttgtttgttttaaagtcatttaCTTTGAAACATTTACTTACTAGTTAAGGTagtgttttctttaaatgtattttttacatgtattaaatgtAGTGTGACATTGTTAATAGCATAGTAGaattcgttttttaaaaaagtgatgtgcagccaggtgcagtggctcacgcctgtaatcccaactctttgagaggtcaaggcaggtggatcacttaaggtcaggagttgaagaccagcctgaccaacatggtgaaacgccttctctactaaaaactacaaaaattagccgggtatggtggtgcacacctgtaatcccagctactcgggagatctgaggcaggagaatcacttgaacccaggaggcagtggttacagtgagccgagatcacaccactgcactccagcctgggcgacagaggcagactttgtctcaaaaataaaaaatcaataaagttttttaaaaagtggtgtgCAAGACTTAGTAGTGTTTTAGGATATTCAGTATGTAGTCATCTTTTATGGGAAATAACTTAATCTATATTATATTGGAATCTCCATAAAAATAATACGTAATCATACCTACTTTTATTGATTATTAAGTAAATAAGGGTCTGCAAATTGAACTAAATTATATTGCTCTTGCTGTTCATCTTCCATAAAAGATTTTCATGAACTTTAATAATTACAATTGCTTTTGTGGAAGTTTTTGTAccttaacatttaaatcagtttaatatgtatttaaattagttttactaGAAGTGAAACGTTAGGAATAACACTTTAAACACTTCTCAATTTGCATATCATAGACTGTAATTTTATCACCTTTTTTATACTGTAAAAAGTCATTTTGACTTCTAAACAAAATACTATGTTTATGTACATATAGTAAAATTTAGATGTAGATAGGTTTGaagtgtaagaaaataaaaaagaaatttatttctccacCTCACAAAGGTGTATTCTTGTTTGAGTTTTTATATCATATTGTGGCTTTTCTATTGAGAagtatttttgtaattaataagcaTTCTGACCAATTGATAAgccatttatttacataaattgaaaaagatctatattatttctaattttttcatttctctcctttaaattgtgtttttaatttcagtttctaGATATTATAAATTTTGATTAGGAGTACATTGAATTATCCAAATAatcttaaacataaaaaaatttgaAGTATAGACTTAAACTAATTATTGATATTACTTTGTGAAAGTGTTTTTCTTGCTGTTCCTTTTTTATTAGGTGAGTGTGGTCCAAGATTCAGTAAACATATCAGGACATACTAATACAAATACTTTGAAGGTGCCTGAGTGTCGTCTAGCAGAAGATTTAGGTAATCTCTGGGAAAACACAAGATTTACAGACTGCAGTTTTTTCGTGAGAGGACAAGAATTTAAAGCTCATAAATCTGTGCTTGCAGGTACTTTCTACTTATGGGgtaatataatacatttaaaaaatacatttatgcatAAAATAATGATGCATAATCTTGTTACAGCTCGATCCCCAGTTTTTAACGCCATGTTTGAACATGAAATGGAAGAAAGCAAAAAGGTAAACATGGCTTAAAggctaatatttaatttatataaaggtAAAGTAGTTGGGTGTATGTTTTAAAAGTAGTAGTGCAATGTTCTCATTGTCATACTGTGATAAGCAgggaaaatttttacaaataggaaaaaatgtgtTCTATAATAGAATAATAGATGTAGCTCAATGTGGATGTGCAGTGAATATTCCAGGGAACAGCTATTTTTTCTGCCCATCTGGTAGGTAAATTAGATAGTTACTATGCAAAAGGATAGTTATCCAAAGGACTCTTCTGGTCCATAGCTAtttgagaagtctctgttcaAGGTATATATTCTGCCTTTGTAGACTTTATGGATTGAGTTTTGGAGTCTGTTTTCTAGCAACAAAAATAACATAGATGACATCAGTATTATTGTATACCAACTGTAATCAGGATGTTACCTACCTGACTCCCCCAGATGTTTCTCTTGTCATCATGAAATGTAGTTATGTTAGAGATCAGAGGTTAATTCTTTGCTGTTTGCATAACTTGTGGACCGTACGGCTCCAGCTGGACAACTCCAGAGTTTATTCATGTGgctcaatt containing:
- the SPOPL gene encoding speckle-type POZ protein-like isoform X2 → MLKGKKQKQWKAKEHIDLCKGRTGVLKNSLEGTFCLTKLMVFYQMTSLPYFVRISSTACRKGGSIALPFLKNCLLPLPCKWCCRQVSVVQDSVNISGHTNTNTLKVPECRLAEDLGNLWENTRFTDCSFFVRGQEFKAHKSVLAARSPVFNAMFEHEMEESKKNQVEINDLDPEVFKEMMRFIYTGRAPNLDKMADNLLAAADKYALERLKVMCEEALCSNLSVENVADTLVLADLHSAEQLKAQAIDFINRCSVLRQLGCKDGKNWNSNQATDIMETSGWKSMIQSHPHLVAEAFRALASAQCPQFGIPRKRLKQS
- the SPOPL gene encoding speckle-type POZ protein-like isoform X1 is translated as MSREPTPPLPGDMSTGPVAESWCYTQVKVVKFSYMWTINNFSFCREEMGEVLKSSTFSSGPSDKMKWCLRVNPKGLDDESKDYLSLYLLLVSCPKSEVRAKFKFSLLNAKREETKAMESQRAYRFVQGKDWGFKKFIRRDFLLDEANGLLPDDKLTLFCEVSVVQDSVNISGHTNTNTLKVPECRLAEDLGNLWENTRFTDCSFFVRGQEFKAHKSVLAARSPVFNAMFEHEMEESKKNQVEINDLDPEVFKEMMRFIYTGRAPNLDKMADNLLAAADKYALERLKVMCEEALCSNLSVENVADTLVLADLHSAEQLKAQAIDFINRCSVLRQLGCKDGKNWNSNQATDIMETSGWKSMIQSHPHLVAEAFRALASAQCPQFGIPRKRLKQS